The Platichthys flesus chromosome 10, fPlaFle2.1, whole genome shotgun sequence genome includes a window with the following:
- the c10h2orf50 gene encoding uncharacterized protein C2orf50 homolog has translation MDLHNVRRASSAGYRLPERSNADRPTTTQPPADRTRRARGEDPVCVEQSPDRRDPATRDQLWRELVWSERRGLREWEKNWSFLRNYDQLGQLKSEEPLPSYVSLFSDRVPNTTTQMFGSHLSTPMGRELVRLDRMLLWSGSSHKSKQDPEMLPS, from the exons ATGGACCTGCACAACGTGAGACGTGCCTCCTCTGCAGGATACCGCTTACCGGAGCGATCCAACGCAGACAGGCCGACAACAACGCAGCCACCAGCGGACAGGACGCGGCGCGCCAGAGGGGAAGACCcggtgtgtgtggagcagagtCCGGACAGAAGAGATCCTGCGACCCGGGACCAGCTGTGGAGGGAGCTGGTCTGGAGTGAGAGGAGAGGCCTGAGGGAATG GGAGAAGAACTGGAGCTTTCTCAGGAACTATGATCAGCTG ggacAGCTGAAGTCAGAGGAGCCTTTACCCAGCTACGTGTCGCTGTTCTCCGATCGCGTCCCCAACACCACCACCCAGATGTTCGGCAGCCATCTGTCCACTCCAATGGGGAGAGAACTGGTCAGACTGGACCGGATGCTGCTCTGGTCTGGGAGCTCTCACAAGAGCAAGCAGGATCCAGAGATGCTGCCTAGCTAG
- the slc66a3 gene encoding solute carrier family 66 member 3: MQPDTLLHVANVSTLFVCMVLKFPQIFVLIRVKSSSGVSLPSLLLELTGYIVFVTYQMYYDYPPPTYFEYPILIAQDAVLLLLILHYSGSLQQSLLYTLLFVGGWRLLTVEKWIIDLAMSLCTFISAASKFAQLQCLWRSKDAGQVSALSWSMATYTCMARIYTTMVTTGDMQVLVRFIVMTLLNLWVLLTVLYYQRHSRSAKKDD; encoded by the exons ATGCAGCCGGACACGCTGTTGCACGTCGCTAACGTCAGCACGCTGTTTGTGTGCATGGTGCTGAAGTTCCCGCAGATCTTCGTGCTGATCAGAGTCAAGTCATCCAGCGGCGTGAGTCTCCCcagtctgctgctggagctcaCCGG GTACATTGTGTTTGTAACATACCAGATGTACTATGACTACCCACCTCCAACATACTTTGAGTATCCCATCCTCATCGCTCAGG ACgccgtcctcctgctccttaTTCTTCACTACAGCGGCAGTCTGCAGCAGAGCCTCCTCTACACTCTGTT GTTTGTCGGAGGCTGGAGGCTCCTCACCGTGGAGAAGTGGATCATTGACCTGGCTATG agCCTGTGCACATTCATCAGTGCAGCCAGTAAATTTGCACAGCTGCAGTGTCTGTGGAGATCTAAGGACGCGGGGCAGGTTAGCGCCCTCTCCTGGAGTATGGCCACCTACACGTGTATGg CACGGATCTACACCACCATGGTGACAACTGGAGACATGCAGG TTCTGGTGCGGTTCATCGTCATGACGCTGCTGAACCTGTGGGTGCTGCTCACCGTGCTCTACTACCAGAGGCACAGCCGCAGCGCCAAGAAAGACGACTGA